From Suncus etruscus isolate mSunEtr1 chromosome 6, mSunEtr1.pri.cur, whole genome shotgun sequence, one genomic window encodes:
- the C6H1orf122 gene encoding uncharacterized protein C1orf122 homolog: MEWGPGSDWSRGEAAGVDRAKAGLGLGGRPPPPLPPPPRDERAQQLLDAVEQRQRQLLDTIAACEEMLRQLGRRRRAEPAAGGNVSTKAATLSQPAVPARGGFPKDLGDGAAEP; this comes from the exons ATGGAATGGGGCCCAGGCTCAGACTGGTCCCGGGG GGAGGCTGCCGGCGTGGACCGTGCCAAGGCGGGCCTGGGGCTCGGCGGGAGGCCGCCCCCGCCGCTGCCACCGCCGCCCCGCGACGAGCGCGCCCAGCAGCTGCTGGACGCGGTGgagcagcggcagcggcagcTCCTGGACACCATCGCCGCCTGCGAGGAGATGCTGCGGCAGCTGGGCCGCCGCCGGCGCGCGGAGCCAGCTGCTGGCGGG AACGTCTCAACCAAAGCGGCAACGCTGTCACAACCAGCTGTCCCTGCCAGGGGTGGCTTTCCAAAGGACTTGGGCGATGGAGCTGCAGAGCCCTGA
- the YRDC gene encoding threonylcarbamoyl-AMP synthase codes for MSPARGPGRGLSAAVAARVGWGEGPAAGSPARAPRSLRVPPTPAPGARLLRLPGSGVRRAASPEPGSSGWSEALRAAVAALRAGAVVAVPTDTLYGLACAAGCSAALGALYRLKGRSRAKPLAVCLGRVADIYRYCRVNVPEGLLQDLLPGPVTLVMERSEELHEDLNPLTRLVGIRIPAHDFMQDLACAFGGPIALTSANLSAQPSSLNVEEFQDLWPHLSLVIDGGPIGDGQSPECRLGSTVVDLSIPGKFGIIRPGCALESTTAILQQKYRLLPSHGS; via the exons ATGTCTCCGGCGCGCGGCCCGGGCAGGGGGCTGAGCGCCGCGGTGGCTGCGCGCGTGGGCTGGGGCGAGGGGCCGGCGGCGGGCTCCCCCGCCCGGGCTCCCCGGAGCCTCCGAGTGCCGCCGACGCCCGCGCCGGGAGCCCGGCTGCTGCGCCTCCCCGGCAGCGGGGTCCGGCGCGCCGCGAGCCCCGAGCCCGGCTCCTCCGGCTGGAGCGAGGCGCTGCGGGCCGCCGTGGCCGCGCTGCGCGCCGGCGCCGTGGTGGCCGTCCCCACCGACACGCTGTACGGCCTGGCCTGCGCGGCCGGCTGCTCGGCGGCGCTCGGCGCCCTGTACCGCCTCAAGGGCCGCAGCCGCGCCAAGCCGTTGGCCGTGTGCCTGGGCCGCGTGGCCGACATCTACAG GTACTGCCGTGTGAACGTGCCCGAGGGGCTGCTCCAGGACCTCCTGCCTGGCCCGGTGACGCTGGTGATGGAACGCTCCGAGGAGCTCCATGAGGACCTGAACCCCTTAACGCGC CTGGTGGGCATTCGCATCCCCGCGCACGACTTCATGCAGGACCTGGCCTGCGCCTTCGGGGGACCCATCGCGCTCACCAGCGCCAACCTCAGCGCCCAGCCCAGTTCTCTGAACGTGGAG GAGTTCCAGGATCTCTGGCCTCACTTGTCCCTTGTCATTGATGGGGGGCCAATTGGAGATGGCCAGAGCCCTGAGTGTCGCCTAGGCTCCACCGTGGTTGACTTATCTATTCCTGGAAAGTTTGGCATTATCCGTCCTGGTTG TGCTTTGGAAAGTACTACAGCCATCCTGCAACAGAAGTACAGGCTGCTTCCTTCACATGGATCTTGA
- the MANEAL gene encoding glycoprotein endo-alpha-1,2-mannosidase-like protein isoform X1, whose translation MARRRRRACIALFLVLLFAFGTLMGLRTLKAPDGLPALGPGLELAPFERRPEGAPAPAPAARAPAAPAAPPPPQPPPPRTAGPGSPPAQPPAEAEAEAEAEPAPAQSLRVYSDLHAFYYSWYGSPRREGHYVHWDHVMVPHWDPKISASYPRGRHSPPDDLGSSFYPELGPYSSRDPDVLRAHMTQLKEAAIGVLVLSWYPPGMADDNGEPSDDLVPAILDTAHQYNIQVAFHIQPYKGRNDVTLHDNIKYIIDTYGSHGAFYRYKNSMGKSLPLFYIYDSYLTAPEAWAHLLTPNGPHSIRNTPYDGVFIALLVEEGHTHDILAAGFDGMYTYFASNGFSFGSSHQNWKAVKNFCDANNLLFIPSVGPGYIDTSIRPWNNHNTRNRVNGKYYETALQAALTVRPEIVSITSFNEWHEGTQIEKAVPKKTPTRLYLDYLPHQPSLYLELTRRWAEHFIKEKEQWLM comes from the exons AtggcccgccgccgccgccgggcctGCATCGCGCTGTTCCTGGTGCTGCTCTTCGCCTTCGGCACCCTCATGGGCCTGCGCACGCTCAAGGCTCCGGACGGACTCCCGGCGCTGGGCCCCGGCCTGGAGCTGGCGCCCTTCGAGCGCCGCCCGGAGGGGGctcccgcgcccgcgcccgcagCCCGCGCCCCGGCCGCCCcggccgcgccgccgccgccccagCCGCCGCCGCCCCGCACGGCCGGCCCCGGGAGCCCCCCGGCGCAGCCCCCCGCGgaggccgaggccgaggccgaggccgAGCCCGCCCCGGCCCAGAGCCTGCGCGTCTACTCGGACCTGCACGCCTTCTACTACTCCTGGTACGGGAGCCCGCGCCGCGAGGGCCACTACGTCCACTGGGACCACGTCATGGTGCCGCACTGGGACCCCAAGATCTCGGCCAGCTACCCCCGCGGCCGCCACAGCCCCCCCGACGACCTGGGCTCCAGCTTCTACCCCGAGCTGGGCCCCTACAGCTCCCGGGACCCCGACGTGTTGCGAGCGCATATGACACAGCTCAAGGAAGCCGCTATCG GTGTCCTGGTCCTGTCATGGTACCCACCTGGCATGGCTGATGATAATGGAGAACCCTCAGACGATTTGGTGCCTGCCATTCTGGACACTGCTCATCAGTACAATATCCAG GTGGCCTTCCATATCCAACCCTACAAGGGCCGGAATGACGTCACTCTGCATGACAACATTAAGTACATCATTGACAC ATATGGCTCCCATGGTGCATTTTACCGCTATAAGAACAGCATGGGCAAGAGCCTCCCTCTCTTCTACATATATGACTCATATTTGACAGCTCCTGAGGCTTGGGCCCACCTCCTGACACCAAATGGACCCCACTCAATTCGAAACACCCCCTATGATGGGGTCTTCATAGCACTCCTGGTGGAAGAAGGCCACACCCACGACATCCTGGCTGCTGGATTTGATGGCATGTACACCTACTTTGCCTCAAACGGGTTCTCTTTCGGCTCCTCTCACCAGAATTGGAAAGCAGTGAAGAATTTCTGTGATGCAAATAACCTCCTGTTCATTCCCAGTGTGGGGCCCGGCTACATTGACACCAGCATCCGGCCCTGGAACAACCACAATACACGGAACAGAGTCAACGGCAAGTACTATGAGACAGCCCTGCAGGCAGCCTTGACAGTGAGGCCTGAGATTGTCTCCATCACCTCTTTCAATGAATGGCATGAAGGAACCCAGATAGAAAAGGCTGTTCCCAAGAAGACACCAACACGTCTTTATTTGGACTATTTGCCTCATCAGCCCAGCCTGTATCTGGAGCTCACTCGCCGCTGGGCAGAGCACTTCATCAAAGAGAAGGAGCAGTGGCTGATGTGA
- the MANEAL gene encoding glycoprotein endo-alpha-1,2-mannosidase-like protein isoform X2 yields MIMENPQTIWCLPFWTLLISTISRYGSHGAFYRYKNSMGKSLPLFYIYDSYLTAPEAWAHLLTPNGPHSIRNTPYDGVFIALLVEEGHTHDILAAGFDGMYTYFASNGFSFGSSHQNWKAVKNFCDANNLLFIPSVGPGYIDTSIRPWNNHNTRNRVNGKYYETALQAALTVRPEIVSITSFNEWHEGTQIEKAVPKKTPTRLYLDYLPHQPSLYLELTRRWAEHFIKEKEQWLM; encoded by the exons ATGATAATGGAGAACCCTCAGACGATTTGGTGCCTGCCATTCTGGACACTGCTCATCAGTACAATATCCAG ATATGGCTCCCATGGTGCATTTTACCGCTATAAGAACAGCATGGGCAAGAGCCTCCCTCTCTTCTACATATATGACTCATATTTGACAGCTCCTGAGGCTTGGGCCCACCTCCTGACACCAAATGGACCCCACTCAATTCGAAACACCCCCTATGATGGGGTCTTCATAGCACTCCTGGTGGAAGAAGGCCACACCCACGACATCCTGGCTGCTGGATTTGATGGCATGTACACCTACTTTGCCTCAAACGGGTTCTCTTTCGGCTCCTCTCACCAGAATTGGAAAGCAGTGAAGAATTTCTGTGATGCAAATAACCTCCTGTTCATTCCCAGTGTGGGGCCCGGCTACATTGACACCAGCATCCGGCCCTGGAACAACCACAATACACGGAACAGAGTCAACGGCAAGTACTATGAGACAGCCCTGCAGGCAGCCTTGACAGTGAGGCCTGAGATTGTCTCCATCACCTCTTTCAATGAATGGCATGAAGGAACCCAGATAGAAAAGGCTGTTCCCAAGAAGACACCAACACGTCTTTATTTGGACTATTTGCCTCATCAGCCCAGCCTGTATCTGGAGCTCACTCGCCGCTGGGCAGAGCACTTCATCAAAGAGAAGGAGCAGTGGCTGATGTGA